The DNA window ACTGGTGGGGTACTTTGAGTAGGGGGTTGTCCACTAGACCTTGGAACTGTTTGAGCAGCCGGGTGCTGGGACCTGAGGGGCTGAAAAGTGAAATCACCAGAACTTGGCCTCTGGGGTTTTGGAGTTGTAACTGGTGGAATACTTCCCGGGCTTGTCACGGGGGGCTTCATGGGAGTGAAACTTGGTAAGCTTCCAGAACCAATAGGCATTCCAGATTGCTGTTGTGGTGATGTTGATGGCACTGGTGAAGAAACTGTTGATGAACCCACCACAGGATTTTGCAATGGATTACGCACTGGTGCACGTAAATTTACAGGCTGCACATGTGGCACTGGTGAAGTAGATTGAATGGACGCAGCTGCTGATGCTGGAATTGTACCACTTGCTTGAGCGAAAATTGGAACTGGTGCTCGAGGAAGTATTGCTGGTGGAATTTGTGTGTGTCCAGCCATAGATGGGGCCGGCAATCGTCCTGGTGTCTGTGAAGATACCGGTACTGATACTGAGGGTTGAGATGACGCCAGTGACACAGGACTAGACCCAACTTGAGCTGGTACAGAAACAAAACCTGGTGTAGGTGCTGGACGGTTAACTGCTGATGTATTGACCAACTGGGGAGTGTGAGGTAGAGAAGGAAAACTAGCAGGAGGAACAACATTTGGAGCAGGTCTACTCATTACAGTTGCTGAAATATTTGGAAGAGCTACCGATGCATTTGGTTGTACCATGGAATGAGGCCTTTGTGGTGGAAccattgatgaagtcatctgtACTGTGTTCCCTATCCCTCGAGGGATTATGGCAGGTACACCAGACCAACCACCAGAGCTCCCAGCAGGGGTTAGTGGCCTGTTTGGCAATGGTCCTGATGAAAATGGTTGTGGTACCAGTTGTCTTGCCACTGGTACTGGTCCAGCTGGTGTATGTTGGTTACCAGTAAATGCTGGTGGTACAGTAAGATTTGGTTGAGCTGATGCAGTGGGGTATGCTGAAAGAGGCTGCGAGACTGGCATGAGATTGTTTATTGGTGAGATGTGGCTTGCAGGCCGTGTGTCATGCATGTATGGCCATTGCAAAGTCGGCATTGATGGCTGTGGTCTGGTGGCCAGAGACGGGTGATTCCCTGAAACAGAGCCAAATCCTGATCCAGGAGTAAACCGTGCAAAAAATGGTGGGTTGTTTGAGGGAATACGAGGGGGTGGAGAAATCTGAACCAGATTGTTAGGCATGGGCAATGAAGAATTTGGAAGAGAAATGAAGGCAGAGGGTGACTGAATGGAGGTTTGTGTTGGTCCTAGCGGGAACCAAGGACTTGGATATGGCCGGAACTGGACTTGTGGAGGACCAGGCTGTGAAGATCCAATCATTGGTTGCAGCACCCCCTGGTTTCCAATAGCACCAGGCATCACATAACTAGTAACTAGGCCCTGACTTTGCTCAACAGTAATGACAGTGTCCCCAGAAACTGAAGTTGGAGTTGTGGAAACAACAGCTGAATTAACctaaaaagcaagagagagagagaaaaggggaggggaggcaAGTATTAGCTTAAGATCCTAGGTAGATAAGCAAGAATAATACACCTTTCAACATGCAAACTCACAGATACTGGTCTGACTAACAGTTCAATTAGAGCAACTGCAGCATCAACTTTCTCATGTGTGTCAGCTGATACATGGACATACAGCTCTTCATAAGCATTCTGGACTTCGTCCCCATCTGCCCGAGTAATTTCGGCCtggacatgaaaaaaaaaaaaagagagtgaagAAACTAGTAGGGCTTCATCTGTTTGCCTCAACACCGAGTGAACTGAGTCCATTAAACAGAGCAAATAATCACAGTGAGATCATTCTAATATAACAATggaaatgaatataaaaatggaaaagaagaacACAAAATCCATGTCTGTGAGCCATTTCATGATTTCAATGAAACAAGActtcctttcttccacttcaAAGATGGATACCTTCTCTCCTGTGCCTACTCTAATGCCATGCACACATACTTTAGCTCCAGTTTCCTGATTCAATTGCAGAAAGAAACAGATGACtgatgaaaggaaaagaaaatggggaagatcCCAAAACAAAGCCTTACAATTAGCATCATTTACATCTGAAGTAACATGTAATCACTTCTACAAGCATTAGCTGGGATTACACAAACTACTCACTTCTTCTAATCTCTTAAGAGTATTTCTTCCAGACCCCAATAGAAGACCAATGAAATTGAATCCTGGATGTGCTTTAAGCTACAAAAGAAACAGACAATAAGCTAAGCATTATATGTACAACAAACAATAAACAGAGCAACAAAGCGCAAACAGGTTAATGCTAATTATAAATAACCATTTTCCAAGAAAATGGCAGTAACTGCTGAAAGAGACAAAGCAGAAGGTAGTGTGCTAGAAAGTCAAGGGCCAGCATCTGACTTACAGGAATAGGTACTACAGCCTCTTTCAATAATGGCTTGTAATCAGATGGAGCCTTGTAACTTGGGTTCAGCTTTAGAATTTCACCTGGAAATACCAATGAACAACTTGAGAATAAATATTGCAATGGAAAACCAAAAGATGCACTCACAATACACTGAACATACCAATAATTTCCCTTCTTTCCAGTTCCAATAGTTCAATCTTCTGGGCCTGCAAATTAGAGAATAGAGGTATTGAATTCAGGTATCATCACAGAAAAAACAAATGTATCAAACTATCTCTCTCAGCACAACGGAGTTATTAGCTTATGGCAGCAACATTAACCATTATCATACCTTATCATTAATCTGATGGTCGGAAGACTCACAATTCAGAACCTGGCTGGGTGACACCGAGGCTTGGGCTTCTCCAGTCTTCAGAACTCCTGATTTCAGCTGTTGTGTAATTTGTTCCACTCGAGTCTGCTCAAAATTTGTGCCACCACAAAGGTAGTAATATCACTTAATGCCACCTGGAATGGGAAGCTTCCATGTGAGAACTTCACAAGGAAGACCCATGTTTAGCACCCAAATGGGAAAACAGAGAGTTGTCAATTGCCACAAATCGAGCAACTGACAAACCTCCCTACAAATTGGAGCTATAAATGCTCATGAAAGATTTCTAGGACTCCATCTGGTGGGGTTCTAAGTGTTGCAATGTAAACAAAATGGAAATCTTCTGGGTAACTCAGAAATTTATTAGGtatgataataaaaattttgaacatATTACTTAGATTTTTGTGGAAAGTATTGGCAAAGTAATTATTTCTCATTTCTCAACTACTAAATAAAATGTTACTATTTTCTATATGCTATTggtcttttattttcaaaatatatttttgtactTCTATTTAAATGCTTTACAGTACAacattttacatccaaccagaTGGAGCCTATTCATTCTACAAACTTAGGAGAcggcaacaaaaaaaaaaagaaaaaaaaaaaaattgttgagcCTCAAATAGAACTTACAAACAGTCCCTTAAGTACCTGATACGCTAAGGCTCTTCCTCTCCTGACAGCAGCATCTTGTGTCAAGTCAGTACCCCATTTTGTTTTCCGCTGAATCTGTTTGCTACTTTCTTCTTTGGTGGCATCACTGGCTTCCGACTTTCCCGAGCATCGAAATACGGGAACCAAAGAACCTGATAATTTGTTCTTCGGTATAACAAATCCAGACTTCGCACTGAACATCGAGACCTTAGAACTACTTGTAATTGCGGCAGATGTAGTCACGACAGTGGCTTGGTCAACCTTTATAGCCATGTTCACTGGAAATGTGTCCAATAGCAGCTTGTCGCTTAATGCAGCTATTCAATTGATGCTGCAACCCTGTTTAGAATACAAGTCGTAGGGTCAGACTCGAAAGTTGTTCAAAAAGAATGCAGTAACATAtttcccaccccaccccccacccccaacccccccccccccggcaacaaaaaaaaaaaaaaaaagacaccaaaGGCATGTGCAGCCTGACCAAACTATCAGTTTCAAATAGCAAGTTCAATGATCAGAAATACAGCCTTCACTTTTCTCTGTTTGTTACCTttcatttttataattattattcgTGATTCAAAAATTACTATGACCTGTGTTCccagaaactgaaatttgatGGGTTCTCATTCCTAATTCCTACTTACACAGTATATGCACGTTTGTGTCCCCAAAATTTGaatgaaggaagaaaggagaaaaccctaaaaaggaTTCAACCCATCAAGTGAATCCATTTTTGAAACTATAACCTGAAAATCAATCCCTTATTGTTTagtcttttcctctctttcctttttccattCGTTCCGAATCTACTTCGTCGGCATTGCAAGACGATCGCGgacagaaaaaaatttgaagtagACCCAGAAAAAAcgaaataaaaatttaacccTTAATAGGGGAAAAGGAGGAGCAGGCAATGGAATAGAGTACTCACCTGTAAAACTAGGGTTTTGACGTGCACCTGCGGGAGCAAAGAGAACAAAACAGGTGACCCTTCTCTGCTTCCCAATTCCCAACTTTGAAAAAGGTAAATTTAGTGGGAGCTTGAAAACTGAAGTACCCAGAGTCCAGAGAGCTCGGAAGGAAAGAAACGATGTCGCCCACTTGCCCCAGGGCGCACTTGCTCGGCTCACGCTTCTGGACCTGATCCTCGGCTCGCCATTTGTCTGTTCGGGCCAGGGTTTCAAAACAGATTTTAATCGATTCCGGCCGATTCCGTCCGGATAAATTCTTCTTGAACCCTAGAAACCTTCTTTGGGATCGCGCACTTAGGAGCGGTAGAAATCGGGATCATACTCTTTATCCACAAATCTACCGTCGTCATTACTTTGCCCCAATGTGTTGGATGTCGAAAATACCCTTCGTTGTTTCATTATGCCCATCCAAGGATAAACAATTCACTGTCCGATATGTATTAGTGAACCATCCAAGAGTTTTGGGACTCCAATCCGATCAGAGTACCTTCTAGCTCCATCGTTATAATATATCTATCTAAATGCCAACCAAACCCCAAAACTATATTGATTAAGTGGATATCACATTAAGGTTTATCTCAAtctatatttgattttgttttgtcataaaaaataaaaatacaaaaaatttaaGCTTATCTTAGGTCTCGTATATTCCCCATTCATCTCTATCACAATCTGATgatataaccaaatatgaaaagatttgaaattacaaaaaaaatttttattaggtttgaaaattttacatcccttcccttcaattttccttgcaaccaaaagAGCCTTAAGGATAGAATGGGGTGGCAACGAGAAAATATAGGGGCATTTCAAGCGAAGAATTTACTCACCAACCTTATCTGAGAAAGTGAAAGAAACTTTTCAGCTCTACTTGATTTTCTCAAAGAAATTTCTTGCATTTAGTGTGGAGCTGTTGAAACTTGCCATGTGAGAGGGTTATAGGAGAAACATGTGAAACTTCTCAGACCAACAATACATCACCTAAGCTCCCATGTGAGAATATATGGTGGTCTTAAACAATCCAGACATGGAATACTATTTGTAACATTCATGCGTAAAGTAGGTGATCTCACCTTCAATATCTCTGAAGATGGGGGATGAAAGCTGCCGAGATTCGACAACTTCCAGATGACAGCAAGATGGCTTGAATCAAACCTCCAGAAAATGGACAACAAGAACAAGAAGTGGAAGTTGTCTACCTTGAAGCATCAGTCAAGCAAACTTGGAGAAGTAAAATCATTTAATGCAAGCAGTTGCATCTAAAAGATGGTATCTTGGTCAAAGATACAATTACCACTCATAAAGAACACTTAAAAGAGCAATCCAATGCACAAAGCTCCGGCTACTGCAGAGTCTGGGATAGTGTACACAGCCTCACCCGCTGCTTTGCAGAAGAGGTTGTTtacaagttttgaacctgtgacaaATATGTTGCAATaatgcaacttaaccgttgtgccgcAGGCTTGCCCACTTCATAAAGAACACCTATCATATAGTTACATTCTGTTCTCACTTAACCATGCTTAAATATGTTTCCTCGgcatttacaataaaataaaaaacaaaggacagtgggcaaaaaaaaaaaaaagtttcaaataaaagtcaattttccagaaaaaaaattgttccaagGAAACAAATGAAGAAGCCTTAGTGAAGTTGAAAACCACAAATAACTAATTTACCAGTTGCTGTTGATGTTTTGAGAAGTCAGAGAAAAATGGTGTAGGTGATCTTTCAATACATAATTAACAAGTATATCTcccaaatttaaaaatttacaGAAGAGTGATGAGTGCAGTCCATCACGTCAACAAACTATTGCAGTTCATTTCAAATTACTGTACACAGGCAACAACAAATAAGATGTCGCACAATCTTGTTAAAAGTACCCAAGGAATGAATTGGAAACCGAACAAAACTTCATTTGTGGGAAGGAGGGTTGGGTGTGGGTTGCAAAGTAAAAGTAGTCACGTGCCAAATGCATCAAAGATCTTGAGACTGTCTTCCCTGCACTAAATACAACTTCTGGTTATACCACCCTACGAAGTGCAACAGCCCCGCCAGCAAAATGGAATTTGTCACTTGTCACCCCACAAATACTGAAGAAATAATGCTGCAGCCTCTCAGGTGAAAGGATAGAAGTTTGAGAATAGCAAACTGCCAATGAGTATGTAAGCTGTAGAGTATGCCCAAATCAAGTAACCCCATCTCCTAGAAGTGCCAGGAGAAACCATTATATATGAGGCAAACCAATAAAGAACTGGGCTGGCAGATAAGAAACGAGTTGCAACCTGTTGAAGTGTTACTGTCAGAAAATGCAGCCCATGTTTCGTAGTAATGAAGAATTAACTTATTCATTCAAGCAATAGCTGAGACCAATCTTGACACAGACAGGATTTGAATGGTGCAAATTGAAATGCGGAAAAATGccaaaatggaaaatatataaaaaaaaattgacatgtTGATGATCTCTACATAATGAAGCAAAAGAATAGAATCTGACCTGCACATGCATGACAAAAAATGCTGTCGCAGCCATGAAGCCTAGGTGTAGAATGAAGGGAAGGACTAAGATGGAGAAGTACCCTGTCTTTTCAGGAAGACATGCATAATCACCTGATGGAAGGGGATTCTGAAAAGAATCACGAGTCTGTGGTTtactcttttctttcctctgtCTGACTGTACGATCTTCACCAACAGATAAAATACAAGCTTCAGAATGTTGAATGCATCGAAGAAGCAGCCAAGGACAAATAGCAAAAAGCAAATGACAGTCCCTTGGGATTTTCACAGGGCCGCAGAAATTCATAAATTGATGACCAGCTGTCACCAGCATGGTAATTCTTAGTAGTCCAAACATCTCAAAGCATTGCAAGTTTCTTCAAATTAGCTTCCTTGGTCATatggatattaaaaaaatatgcaaaagaATACTACCTCTTCATGCAGCACAACCAAGAGGAACCACACATCCTACAATGCCAAATGATGCTTGATAATGGATGCAAGCGTTGCATGGAATCTAAAAACAGATGGTTTATGTATGTTGGACATGCATTATATTTCCAGACTCCATAGGTTCTTGACACCATTTGTGGATTTCCTGTAGGATCTATAGCTCTTCAACAAATAAAATACAGCATACATTATGGatttcatcttttcttctttctctagaAATCATTTAATTGGAAATCATAAAATTTATCTGTTGCATCATAGTTGGAAGTAATTTTTATGCCATTGAGCCCAAATAAAAGTTCAGCTCACCAAATTAGACCCTCAAACATTCATTGGTTTCtgactctcttttttttttttttttctttttttggggggggggggggggcggggtgAGGtttaaaagtataaaaaattaaaaaaattaaaaaaaaaaaaaaaaaacccttttaggCCACTGCTTTAAGAAGAGCTGTACATAGGAGTATAGAAATAGTATGCAGATACAAAAATTCGCCTCTAAGCGGAACCACCTACAGTCAAAATCTGCCTGACATCATGCAATTGGCTATGGCCTTTCATAAATCACCTATCTTTTCACCCCACCCCAAGCTGATGTTCCATTGATTGCAGAGACCTTCTAGATTTCAGAATTTTGGGATAGCCATTTTATCACCAAAGCTGAGTGGCCTTCCATACCAAGAAGAGTCCTCAGTTGTGGCATGAATAGATTGTCCCTAGCCTTGGTTTATTTTGTGTTTGAGTTCCTCTCCCAGTGGGACCTGTGAAGATCATAGGACATTTCCCACATTATCTCGAAGCATTCCTCCAATTTCATATGGACCTGGGTTTTCCCAAACTACTCCATCAAAGTTCAGATTAACAGAAGAATTTGGTGAAGCAGTCCATTCATGAGACAACTGACTGCTTTTCCGCCTCCATGCAGCACttacatatgtgtgtgtgtgtgtgtgtgtgtgtgtgtgtgtgtgtgtgtgcaacAATCTAGCATAATCAACAAACAGAAATATAGTCAAAGAAATTTAAGACcacttgatgcagatacggctgccctttcttggttggatcagcatgaccggctttggaagccaagagccaagaagaaccggtccaacccagggttttggtccaacaagggttggaaataaatttagtagtttacttagtattttatttcatgcttttattttccagacttgaacgtaggagtaggatttatttccttgctttggtttcttttttatagtt is part of the Macadamia integrifolia cultivar HAES 741 chromosome 9, SCU_Mint_v3, whole genome shotgun sequence genome and encodes:
- the LOC122089351 gene encoding extensin isoform X2 translates to MAIKVDQATVVTTSAAITSSSKVSMFSAKSGFVIPKNKLSGSLVPVFRCSGKSEASDATKEESSKQIQRKTKWGTDLTQDAAVRRGRALAYQTRVEQITQQLKSGVLKTGEAQASVSPSQVLNCESSDHQINDKAQKIELLELERREIIGEILKLNPSYKAPSDYKPLLKEAVVPIPLKAHPGFNFIGLLLGSGRNTLKRLEEAEITRADGDEVQNAYEELYVHVSADTHEKVDAAVALIELLVRPVSVNSAVVSTTPTSVSGDTVITVEQSQGLVTSYVMPGAIGNQGVLQPMIGSSQPGPPQVQFRPYPSPWFPLGPTQTSIQSPSAFISLPNSSLPMPNNLVQISPPPRIPSNNPPFFARFTPGSGFGSVSGNHPSLATRPQPSMPTLQWPYMHDTRPASHISPINNLMPVSQPLSAYPTASAQPNLTVPPAFTGNQHTPAGPVPVARQLVPQPFSSGPLPNRPLTPAGSSGGWSGVPAIIPRGIGNTVQMTSSMVPPQRPHSMVQPNASVALPNISATVMSRPAPNVVPPASFPSLPHTPQLVNTSAVNRPAPTPGFVSVPAQVGSSPVSLASSQPSVSVPVSSQTPGRLPAPSMAGHTQIPPAILPRAPVPIFAQASGTIPASAAASIQSTSPVPHVQPVNLRAPVRNPLQNPVVGSSTVSSPVPSTSPQQQSGMPIGSGSLPSFTPMKPPVTSPGSIPPVTTPKPQRPSSGDFTFQPLRSQHPAAQTVPRSSGQPPTQSTPPVLPPLAPQSPSFRPALHSLPQPGIQSFARPQAANPIGQPHAPSLTPSPGSIVPFGGNPPTTSLPPRPLVFPSSHPIRPSTPVPQMRPQSFGSASHMPPIPSVLPLRPANPLQQQQNQLSQTIRPGNLLFPNQQFNNNLSFASGKPASGPGGNQIYDPFSPTSVPSAPPRQGDSPAKVRKQENDPEYEDLMDSVGVR
- the LOC122089351 gene encoding extensin isoform X1; translated protein: MAIKVDQATVVTTSAAITSSSKVSMFSAKSGFVIPKNKLSGSLVPVFRCSGKSEASDATKEESSKQIQRKTKWGTDLTQDAAVRRGRALAYQTRVEQITQQLKSGVLKTGEAQASVSPSQVLNCESSDHQINDKAQKIELLELERREIIGEILKLNPSYKAPSDYKPLLKEAVVPIPLKAHPGFNFIGLLLGSGRNTLKRLEEETGAKVCVHGIRVGTGEKAEITRADGDEVQNAYEELYVHVSADTHEKVDAAVALIELLVRPVSVNSAVVSTTPTSVSGDTVITVEQSQGLVTSYVMPGAIGNQGVLQPMIGSSQPGPPQVQFRPYPSPWFPLGPTQTSIQSPSAFISLPNSSLPMPNNLVQISPPPRIPSNNPPFFARFTPGSGFGSVSGNHPSLATRPQPSMPTLQWPYMHDTRPASHISPINNLMPVSQPLSAYPTASAQPNLTVPPAFTGNQHTPAGPVPVARQLVPQPFSSGPLPNRPLTPAGSSGGWSGVPAIIPRGIGNTVQMTSSMVPPQRPHSMVQPNASVALPNISATVMSRPAPNVVPPASFPSLPHTPQLVNTSAVNRPAPTPGFVSVPAQVGSSPVSLASSQPSVSVPVSSQTPGRLPAPSMAGHTQIPPAILPRAPVPIFAQASGTIPASAAASIQSTSPVPHVQPVNLRAPVRNPLQNPVVGSSTVSSPVPSTSPQQQSGMPIGSGSLPSFTPMKPPVTSPGSIPPVTTPKPQRPSSGDFTFQPLRSQHPAAQTVPRSSGQPPTQSTPPVLPPLAPQSPSFRPALHSLPQPGIQSFARPQAANPIGQPHAPSLTPSPGSIVPFGGNPPTTSLPPRPLVFPSSHPIRPSTPVPQMRPQSFGSASHMPPIPSVLPLRPANPLQQQQNQLSQTIRPGNLLFPNQQFNNNLSFASGKPASGPGGNQIYDPFSPTSVPSAPPRQGDSPAKVRKQENDPEYEDLMDSVGVR